The following are encoded together in the Phragmites australis chromosome 19, lpPhrAust1.1, whole genome shotgun sequence genome:
- the LOC133900461 gene encoding laccase-15-like isoform X1, whose protein sequence is MKSRSLPAAVAAAIIFFLSTGALPAASAIVEHTFVVSQVKMEHLCKETLVTVVNGQLPGPAIEVTEGDSVAVHVINKSPYNITIHWHGVKQWLNCWADGVPMITQLPILPNHNFTYRLNITGQEGTLWWHAHVAFLRATLHGAFIIRPRHGASSYPFPKPHREIPIIIGDWWELDLAQVGWNMAHGFLFYFASASTINGKLGDLFNCSGVAEDGYVLDVEPGKTYLLRVINAALFSEYYLKIAGHKFTVVAADANYVSPYTTDVIAIAPGETVDALVVADAPPGRYYMVAKPNQAPLPDTQTPEYTTRGMVQYSNSNSHGAMQRSSRGAEEEGDGGPSGDVPVAPEMPDTHDTITSFYFHGNLTSLRHRQSSLVPVRVDERLFLVLGLGSICRKGQSCKRGNTNETIPSATMNNVSFQFPAMTTPLLEEHYYHTDGMGTLQELPNRPPRAFNFTDPALIPFGPKEERLEPTSKATMVRRFRHGAAVEMVFQSTGIMQGDSNPMHLHGHDMFLLVQGLGNYDASKDVATYNLVNPLVKNTVLVPNLGWAAVRFVANNPGVWFMHCHYEFHLSMGMAAVFIVEDGPTVDKSLPPPPANFLTCGHDDNLVPDELYLQTKKSGVSWINGV, encoded by the exons ATGAAGAGCCGGAGCCTCCCCGCGGCGGTTGCCGCcgccatcatcttcttcctctccaccggGGCCCTACCGGCGGCATCGGCCATTGTCGAGCACACCTTCGTT gTGAGCCAGGTGAAAATGGAGCACCTGTGCAAGGAGACGCTTGTGACCGTGGTGAACGGGCAGCTCCCGGGGCCGGCGATAGAGGTCACAGAGGGAGACTCGGTGGCCGTTCATGTCATCAACAAATCACCATACAATATAACAATCCATTG GCATGGAGTGAAGCAGTGGCTGAACTGTTGGGCTGACGGGGTGCCGATGATTACCCAGCTCCCCATCCTTCCGAACCACAACTTCACCTACCGGCTCAACATCACCGGGCAAGAAGGCACCCTGTGGTGGCATGCTCATGTCGCCTTCCTCCGAGCAACCCTGCACGGCGCTTTCATCATCCGGCCGAGACACGGAGCCAGCTCGTACCCTTTTCCTAAGCCTCATAGGGAGATCCCCATCATTATAG GGGATTGGTGGGAGCTGGACCTTGCACAGGTGGGCTGGAACATGGCGCACGGTTTCTTGTTTTATTTCGCCAGTGCATCCACAATCAATGGCAAGCTTGGAGATCTCTTCAATTGCTCCG GGGTCGCGGAAGATGGCTACGTGCTGGACGTGGAGCCCGGCAAGACCTACCTGCTCCGAGTAATCAACGCTGCGCTCTTCTCAGAGTACTACCTCAAGATCGCCGGGCACAAGTTCACGGTGGTCGCCGCCGACGCCAACTATGTCAGCCCCTACACCACGGATGTCATCGCCATCGCGCCCGGCGAGACGGTGGACGCCTTGGTGGTCGCCGACGCGCCCCCCGGAAGGTACTACATGGTCGCTAAACCCAACCAGGCGCCATTGCCTGACACCCAGACCCCAGAGTACACCACGAGAGGAATGGTGCAGTACAGCAACAGCAATAGCCACGGTGCAATGCAGAGATCAAGCCGCGGTgccgaagaagaaggagatggaGGTCCATCTGGTGATGTGCCAGTAGCACCTGAGATGCCTGACACGCACGACACAATTACATCGTTCTACTTCCACGGCAACCTAACCAGTCTACGCCACCGACAGAGCTCGCTAGTGCCGGTGCGAGTTGACGAGCGCCTGTTCTTAGTGCTCGGACTGGGCTCTATCTGCCGCAAAGGCCAGTCCTGCAAGAGAGGCAACACTAACGAGACTATCCCCTCGGCGACCATGAACAACGTCTCCTTCCAGTTCCCCGCGATGACGACACCACTGCTAGAAGAACACTACTACCACACCGATGGCATGGGCACGCTACAAGAACTTCCCAATAGGCCGCCAAGGGCGTTCAACTTCACCGACCCCGCCTTGATTCCGTTTGGACCCAAGGAGGAACGGCTAGAGCCGACGTCCAAGGCAACGATGGTGCGGCGGTTCCGGCACGGCGCCGCGGTGGAGATGGTGTTCCAGAGCACAGGGATTATGCAGGGCGACTCCAACCCGATGCACCTACACGGCCACGACATGTTCTTGCTCGTGCAGGGTCTCGGCAACTACGATGCATCGAAGGACGTGGCAACGTACAATCTAGTGAATCCGCTGGTGAAGAACACTGTGCTCGTCCCGAATCTTGGGTGGGCTGCCGTCCGATTTGTCGCCAACAATCCAG GGGTATGGTTCATGCATTGCCACTATGAGTTCCATTTGTCGATGGGTATGGCTGCAGTGTTTATTGTGGAGGATGGGCCAACAGTAGACAAGTCCCTGCCGCCACCGCCTGCGAATTTTTTGACATGTGGCCATGATGATAATCTCGTGCCAGATGAATTATACCTCCAAACTAAGAAAAGTGGAGTGTCCTGgataaatggagtctaa